The Streptomyces armeniacus genomic interval GTCGAGACGGTCGGTGTCGGCCAGTCCGAGGTGGAGATCGCCGCGCAGGCCGACACAAGCGTGGTGCTGCTCGCCCCCGGAATGGGCGACGGCATCCAGGCCGCGAAGGCGGGCATCCTCGAGATCGGCGACGTGTACGTCGTCAACAAGGCCGACCGCGACGGCGCCGACGCCACCGTGCGCGAGCTCAACCACATGCTCGGCCTGGGCGAGGCCCGCGCCCCCGGTGACTGGCGGCCGCCCATCGTCAAGACGGTCGCGGCGCGGAACGAGGGCCTGGACGAGGTGGTCGAGGCCCTGGAGAAGCACCGGGCGTGGATGGAGGAGCGCGGCGTCCTCGCCGAGCGCCGCGCACGGCGGGCCGCACACGAGGTCGAGACGATCGCGCTGACCGCGCTGCGCGAGCGGATGGGCGAACTGCGCGGCGGACGGCGGCTGGACGCGCTGGCGGAACGCATCGTGAGCGGCTCCCTCGACCCGTACACGGCCGCGGACGAACTGATCGCGGGCATCACGGGCTAGC includes:
- the meaB gene encoding methylmalonyl Co-A mutase-associated GTPase MeaB yields the protein MVDVPTLVTQAREGRPRAVARLISLVEGASPQLREVMAALAPRCGNAYVVGLTGSPGVGKSTSTSALVSAYRRAGKRVAVLAVDPSSPFSGGALLGDRVRMGEHASDPGVYIRSMATRGHLGGLAWAAPQAIRVLDAAGCDVILVETVGVGQSEVEIAAQADTSVVLLAPGMGDGIQAAKAGILEIGDVYVVNKADRDGADATVRELNHMLGLGEARAPGDWRPPIVKTVAARNEGLDEVVEALEKHRAWMEERGVLAERRARRAAHEVETIALTALRERMGELRGGRRLDALAERIVSGSLDPYTAADELIAGITG